GGTGCATCGCGGTCTCGCTTACGTGCAGGAGGGCAAACGGGTCTTCCGGCGACTCACCGTGGAGCAGAATCTGATCCTCGGTGCGCACACTCGCCGGTTGTCGCGGACGGAACTGCGCGATCAACTCACCGGAACGTACGACCTCTTTCCGATCCTGCAGGAGAAGAGCGGCGCGCTGGCCGGCTCGATGTCCGGCGGCCAACAGCAGATGCTCGCCATCGGACAGGCGCTCATGGCCAAACCGCAGGTGCTGATGCTGGACGAGCCGTCGGGCGGCCTGGCGCCCGCCATTGTGGCGGAGGTCATGGCACGTATCGGCGCTCTCGCCGACGCGGGATTGGGAATCCTGCTCGTCGAGCAGTCGATCGACGCCGCGCTCAATATCGCCCATGATGTCGTGGTGCTCGACAATGGACGGGTCAGTTTCGCCGGCCGCGTCTCGGAGAGTCATCCCGATCAGATCCGGGAGGCGGTCCTCGGGGAGTATGTCGGGGCTATAGGTTTGCAACGATCTAACAAGGCGGTCGGCTCGGTCGAGACGAAGGAGCAGGATATGGGCGGAAGGAGCCACTAGGTGAGCCCGAGGAACAACGGGGGCTCGTCCGGCAGGGGCGAGGCCGATACCCTGCCGCAATCCGAACGGCGGCGCGAGCTCCTGGCGATCGCCGAGGACCTTTTCGCAACCAAGGGTTACGCCGAAACCACCGTCCGAGACATCGCCCAGCACGGCGGCATCCTTTCCGGCAGCCTGTACCACCACTTCTCGTCCAAGGACGAGATGGCGCACGAGATCCTCCGCTCGTTCGTTGACGACTTGCACACGAAGACTGCGGCGGCGGTGGCTGCCGGCGGATCGGCGACCGATCTGGTCGATCGCTTGGTGCGAGATGCGTTCGAGATCATCCACGAACGGCCGCTGACCGTGGCGCTTTACCAGAACGAAGCCTCCAGCCTGGCCACGCAACCGGGTTTCGGCTACCTGGTCGACGCCGGCCGCGAGGTGGAGCAGGTCTGGCGTAGCGCGATCATCAGCGGCCAGGAGGGCGGCGAGTTCCGCCCCGACCTGGATGCCCGGATCCTCTATCGCTTCATCCGAGACACGGTGTGGTCGTCGGTCCGTTGGTATCGCCCGGGGGCAGCTACACCCCGACGGTGCTGGCCGACCAATTCCTCGCACTGCTGCACGGCGGCCTGTTGCAGCGTTGAGGCTGCCGGCGAGCCGGTCGCGGAACTCCCGGACGGGCGCCGATCACCCGACCTGGCGAGTTTGACCCTGCCAATAACGCTGTCGCAGTGTAGGTTTGTCCGGTTTGCCGACGGCCGTCAGTGGGAGTTCGCTGACGATGTCGACGCTCTTCGGCGCGTGACTGGGGCCTTTGCGCTCGCGCACAGCGGCGATGATGGCTGCCACGTCCGGGTGCTGACCGGGTTGAGGGACCACGACCGCCTTCACGGCCTCCCCCCACTTCGGGTCAGGTACGCCGATCACGGCGACCTCGGCGACCGCGGGCTGTGCGGAGATCACGTCCTCGATCTCCCGGGGGAAGACGTTGAATCCTCCCGAGATGATGACGTCCTTGGTCCGGTCGACGATGGTCAGGAAGCCATCCGCGTCCTGGCGCGCGATGTCGCCGGTGTGCAACCATCCGCCGGCGAAGAGCCGATCGGTCTCCTCCGGCCGATTCCAATAGCCGTCGGTGACCAGGGGGCCACGCACGCAGACCTCTCCGGAGACACCAGGCGAGACCGCGGTCCCGTCCGGATCCAACAGCGCCACCTCGAGCCAGGCGACGGGCCGACCGCAACTGGCGAGGCGCTCGAGATCGTCTTCACGGTGCTCGCTGCGTCGCATGACCGAGATCGTCATCGGCGATTCGGTCTGACCGTAGAACTGGAAGAAGATCGGCCCGAATCTGCGGATGGCCTCGGCCAAGCGACTGGGCGAGATGGGAGAAGCCCCGTAGTAGATGACCTCCAGCGACGACACGTCGTAAGAGTCCAGATCCGGGTGATCGAGGATGGCGTAGAGCATCGTCGGCACCAACATCGTGGCCGTAATCCGTTCGCGCTGAACCGTTTCCAGGAAAGCCGTGGCGGAGAAGGCGGACATCGCGACCATCGAGCCGCCGCGTAGCAGCACAGGGATCCAGAATCCACCGGCAGCATGACCGAGCGGCGTACAGAAGAGGAAGCGCAGCGTCGTCGGCCACTCCCATTCTGACAACTGGATCTGGGTGAGCATCGCGGTGCTCCGGTAGGTCCCGACGACCCCCTTGGGCCGACCGGTCGAACCTCCGGTGTAGACCAGGCTGGAAGGTTGATCGGCGTGCACCTGAGGGGCCACCAACCGTCGCGGGGTGAACGTGTCGGCCAGGGTCACCAGATCGGTGCCGATGGGGGCCGGGCCGAGGGAGAACAGACGGGTCAGACCCGGCAGGCGCTCGGCGAGCGCCACGACGTGATCGGCGTACCCGGCAGGATCGAAGACCAGGGTGTCGATGCCGGCATCTTCCAGGACGAAAGCGTGGTCATCGAGCGAGCCCTTCGGGTGCAGCGCGGTGGCTCGCGTTGCGGTGAGGTACCCCGCCCCCAGCACGAAGAACACCTCGGGGCGGTTGGCCGAGAGGACGGCGACGGGGGTGCCAGGCATCACACCGGCGGCCGTATACGCCTGGGCGAACTGGCTGATCCGATCCCGTAGCTGGGCGTAGGACAGCGTCGCCCCGGGCAGTTGGACAGCCGGGAGGCTGCGGCCGCGCGCGAGCGCCCGCACGAGCAGATCGGGCATGTACGCCGGGGCGCGGAGTCGGTCGGTGATCATGCGGTAGCTCCTCCATCGATAACGATTTCCGTGCCGGTCATGTAGCCGCTGGCATCGGACGCCAGGTAGGCGACGATGAATGCGACCTCCTCCGGCGTCCCCTTGCGGGGCACCGGAAGCAGGCTGAGGTCGGCGGTGCTGTTCTGCGTCATCGGGGTATCCACCGATCCGGGACAGACGCAGTTGACCCGGATCTGCCGTGGAGCCAGTTCCCCGGCGAGCGAGCGGGTGGCGCCACGCAGACCCCACTTGGACGCCGCATAGGGGACGGCACCAGGGTGCCCGCGAAGGGCCGAGATGGAGGCGATGTTGATGATGGAGCCGCCCGGGGGCATCACGGGTACGACCGCCTGGACACCCAGCAGTGGCCCGATCAGATTGACGTCCAACACGTGCCGAAGGTCTGCCTCCAGCCACGGCAGGAATTCGCCCGTCCGGTAGACGCCGGCGTTGTTGACCAGGACGTCGAGGTGGCCGTGCACCTCCACCGTGGCAGCCACGACATCGTCCCAGGAAGAGCGGGACGCCGTGTCGTGAGCCAACCCGGTCACTGAGGGCCCGAGCCGCCGGGCGACATCGGCGACCTCGGCGTGCAGCAGGTCGGTGGCGATCACCGTGGCCCCGAGGCTGGCGAAGAGTGCTGCTTCGGCGGCTCCCTGTCCGTGTGCGGCACCGGTGACCAGGGCGGTCTTTCCGGCGAGGGAGGGTGCGATTGTCGCCTCGCCGTTCATCCTCCGAGCGATCGATTCTGGCAGTTCACGCCAACAAAGCTATCGTTTGCTTGGTATGGATTCAATCGCCAACGAGATGGTCGTGACAAGGGGTGCTGACGGCATCGGTGCACGCGGACTGCGCCGTCGCCGACCTACTCGGCGGAAGCGTCCGGCGTAGCCGTCCCGGCCAGTCGCTGCTGGACCCGCTGGTCGACCAACGCGTCCAGCTTCTTCTGCGACAACGACCGGTGCAGCGGCAAACCCAAGCC
The window above is part of the Branchiibius hedensis genome. Proteins encoded here:
- a CDS encoding ABC transporter ATP-binding protein, whose product is MTSSTSAVGAPSLEVRTLATGYGDLQVVWDVSFAVHPGQITALVGRNGSGKTSTLRAISGLNKLTGGSVHLLGEDAGTAGVAERVHRGLAYVQEGKRVFRRLTVEQNLILGAHTRRLSRTELRDQLTGTYDLFPILQEKSGALAGSMSGGQQQMLAIGQALMAKPQVLMLDEPSGGLAPAIVAEVMARIGALADAGLGILLVEQSIDAALNIAHDVVVLDNGRVSFAGRVSESHPDQIREAVLGEYVGAIGLQRSNKAVGSVETKEQDMGGRSH
- a CDS encoding AMP-binding protein, giving the protein MITDRLRAPAYMPDLLVRALARGRSLPAVQLPGATLSYAQLRDRISQFAQAYTAAGVMPGTPVAVLSANRPEVFFVLGAGYLTATRATALHPKGSLDDHAFVLEDAGIDTLVFDPAGYADHVVALAERLPGLTRLFSLGPAPIGTDLVTLADTFTPRRLVAPQVHADQPSSLVYTGGSTGRPKGVVGTYRSTAMLTQIQLSEWEWPTTLRFLFCTPLGHAAGGFWIPVLLRGGSMVAMSAFSATAFLETVQRERITATMLVPTMLYAILDHPDLDSYDVSSLEVIYYGASPISPSRLAEAIRRFGPIFFQFYGQTESPMTISVMRRSEHREDDLERLASCGRPVAWLEVALLDPDGTAVSPGVSGEVCVRGPLVTDGYWNRPEETDRLFAGGWLHTGDIARQDADGFLTIVDRTKDVIISGGFNVFPREIEDVISAQPAVAEVAVIGVPDPKWGEAVKAVVVPQPGQHPDVAAIIAAVRERKGPSHAPKSVDIVSELPLTAVGKPDKPTLRQRYWQGQTRQVG
- a CDS encoding SDR family NAD(P)-dependent oxidoreductase; this encodes MNGEATIAPSLAGKTALVTGAAHGQGAAEAALFASLGATVIATDLLHAEVADVARRLGPSVTGLAHDTASRSSWDDVVAATVEVHGHLDVLVNNAGVYRTGEFLPWLEADLRHVLDVNLIGPLLGVQAVVPVMPPGGSIINIASISALRGHPGAVPYAASKWGLRGATRSLAGELAPRQIRVNCVCPGSVDTPMTQNSTADLSLLPVPRKGTPEEVAFIVAYLASDASGYMTGTEIVIDGGATA